In Pannonibacter sp. XCT-53, the sequence TGTCTGGAAAACGGCTTTTGGGGTGGGGTGGGGGCGAACCCGGTTCAGGTCGGACAGACTGGCAACCATTGGAAGAGCTCGCCCCGGAGGTCAGGCGCTCTTCCTCTCCCCCCTTGAGGGGGAGATGCCCCCGCCAGGGGGCAGAGGGGGGTGAGCGGCGGTGCGATGATCTCCGGCGCCGGGTCTGCCGAGGCGCTGATACCCCCCCCCTCTGTCTGCTGGCGCAGACATCTCCCCCTCAAGGGGGGAGAGGGGCGCCTCGGGGCATGTCCAGGTGGCAGGGAGCTGGCGTTGTGCGGAGGCTGGATGACCTTGTCGCAGCGCTTGACCTCCCCTCCCCCTCGTGGGGGCGGAAGGCGGGACGAGACCTGTGGCTCGGTCCAGGAAGAGTTAAGGGTGGGGGCTCGGCACAACGAGGACTTAGTTGCGAGGAATGGACGAGACCCGCGCGCTGGCTTTATGGGATGGAGCAGCTTCAGGACAATTCAAAGCGGAAACCGAATCTTTGATTCTAAACGCCAACTTGAATTAACTAAATTGCATTGGATGTTTAAAGCTCAATGCTTCCACCAAGAATGTGAAAACTTAATGCCAGAGATCCGGTCAGCCACCCAATTGCTCCAGACCTACAACTACGACTGCCCGAATCTGGGGATTACCGAATGAAATCTCACAGGAGAAAACAGTGAAACTTGAGAACTTCGAAGAATGGTTCGCCATTCGCCCAAATCATAGCGATGACGGTGATCACCTAACCGGACGTCTCACATTTGATTTGAACAAAGGAATATCTCTAGAAGCTGTTTGGTTTTCTGGGGGCGCAGCGAACCGAAGCACCCCTCTCACTAACAGCCAGACATTGACGGGATGGCTAGACTACCAGCGTCGCGCCACACTCATTCAACCTTGGGTACAGAGCGCTGGGGGCTTTAGCATAGGTTTGAATACGCCAGTAATGCGGGAACGCCGGCGGTTTATCGCCAGTGCCCTTATCAAGAATGTCTTCTTGGATGATATCCGCTCCACAATCTTCACAGGGCTAGAGGTCGAACATCCTGCATTTCATGCTTGGGTCAATCCTCGCCTTGTTAATAGCGACTGGACCCAAAATGAACACACAGATTTTCCGATTCTTTCTGTTGATGTTCAGCCACCTCAGAAACGCATTTTTGAACTAGCCGACGGGACGCAGGCAGAAGTCATTAGCATGACCAGTGTCCCCAGTAGCAAAAGTATAACGTTGGAAGAAAGAACTGTTTTAAGGCTGAGGTTCTCCCAGCCGGTCGCCTTTGATACAATCACTCGCATGGCATGGCGCATTACTGCTCTTTTCGAATTTTTAATTGGCGCACGAGTGCAGGCACCGGTCTACCGTATGCCCACGACCAACAAACAATCGTGGAATAACGAGGAACGCGAAGTCGTCGCTGAGTATTGGTACCAACCCGTTTCGCGAAAAAAACGCTACGAAAATCCTCCAGATATACACCATCTATTTACATTCGAAGAACGCTCTCCTGCTTCCCTAAAGACATTATTGAATCACATTACCGGCTCCAGTGACGAGCTTATCTTCTTGGCCGATCAAATTCAGAGCGTGGAAGATCACGATCTGTACCTTACTCAAGGCTATCTTGAAATTATAGGCTGCTTAGAGGCTTTTGACGAGCGCACATTCGGCTCAGGAGCAGACCCAAATTTTAAGAGCCAACTGAAAAACTTGAAGGAGTTGGTCGAGAACCATGGTTCGGAAGATGATAGAACCCTTTTTAATCGCATAGCGGGCACAGCTTCGAATAGATTTTCCCTTGTCAAACGTCTGGAGCGCCTTCATCGGATGTGGAACGAAGATGGATTTCGTGGAGCGCCAGACCTTACGCGCGTCCGTGATTTGCGGAACATCGTCCCTCATGGGAGAGGACTGGAAATGTCCAGTGAGATTGCACAGGAGATGATTTCGTTCTTGAGCTATCTCACAGCGTTAGGTCGCTATCACGTGATGAAGGTGCTTGGTTTCACCGGAGATCAGATCGGCGACGCGTTTTTACGGCAACCACATCGCTATGGAATGTTCGCCCCCCAGAAAATGTCCCCTTCGTATGAAGGGAATAAACCCAAGATTGGTGAATAATCTGCTCACTTAACCTTCACGCGCGTCAATGACTTAACGGCTTTCATCGGTCTTCGGCGAATGTTTCATTTGCCCAGATGCGGGTGTCCGGTGTTGTAATGGACAAGCCAGACATCCAGGTCGACCTACATAGCGCCGTCGTTGTCTTAGAACGTCACGCGGAGGCTATTGCCGCTGCAGCCTTATGTAAACACCTGCGACTGCGAGACACTCACGGATCACATCTGAGAGAGCAGCTAAAGCTCTTGCTCAATGCTAGGCCAATGACCGCAGAAGTGGCACAAGTTCGGCGGCAAAATGCTTCTCTTCCCCCTCACTGGGTCGTGCCAGGAGCGTCTGAGGCCAAGTGATGCTGGCCCGCCCCCTGCCCCGACGGGCAGAGGCCGTGAGCCGCCGACGGGCGATCAGCTGCGCGGCTTCAGGTTTTCCGGGTCGTAGAGCGGCTTGTAGCCCACGGCGGCGACCTCGACGGGGAAGCTTTCGTTGAAATATTCGACGGTCAGCTTGCGGCCGACCTCGCAATAGTCTGCCGGCAGATAGGCGAGCGCGATGTTGGCGCCGATGGTCGGTCCATAGGCGACGGAGGTGGTGTAGGAGCGGCGGCCGAGGCTGTCGACGAGGACCGCGCCGGTCAACGGGTCCACCACCGGCATCGAGCCGACGGGATAGCGGGCGACGCCTGCGGCATCGACATTGTCGGTCATCACCAGCGTGCAGAGCATGGCCGGCTGCCTGTCGCGCGCCTTGTACTCCAGGTGCTTGGCCTTGCCGCGGAAATCGGCCTCCTTCACCTTCGGACGGGCAAGATCGGCCTCGATCAGGTTGTACTGGGTGAGGAGATCGGCGTTCTGCAGCCGCAGACTCTTTTCCATGCGGCGGGAGTTGGCGTAGGTCTCGACGCCGAAGGCCATGATGCCGGCGGCCTGCAGCGCGTCCCAGACGGCGAGGCCGTCCTCGTATTTCATGTGCAGTTCCCAGCCCTGCTCGCCGACATAGGAAATGCGGAAGGCGGAGACGGTCTTGCCGGCGATCTCGATCGGCTTGATGGCGGCGAAGGCGAAGTTTTCCGGGTCGAGCCCGGCCGGGTCGGCCACCACCTGCTTCAGCTTGGCCCGGGCGTTGGGGCCCCAGACGCCGATGGTGACATAGGCTTCCGAGACATCCGTGACGGTGACGGTGAAGCCCTTGTCCTCGGCGGTGCGCTTCACGTAGTGGAAATCGCGCGGACCGGCGTCGGCGCCGTCGATGATGCGGCAGCGGTCGGCCATGCGGATCACGGTGAGGTCGGCGCGAACCATGCCCTCGTCATCGAGGAAATGGGTGTAGATGCCCTTGCCGATGTTGGCATCGCCGCCGATCTTGGCCGCGCAAAGCCATTCCATCAGCTCCACATGATCCGGCCCTTCCACGTCGAAGATGTAGAAGTGGCTGAGATTGACCATGCCGCAATCCTCGCTCATGGCGAGATGCTCGGCGTTGGAGACGCGCCAGAA encodes:
- a CDS encoding ApeA N-terminal domain 1-containing protein — translated: MKLENFEEWFAIRPNHSDDGDHLTGRLTFDLNKGISLEAVWFSGGAANRSTPLTNSQTLTGWLDYQRRATLIQPWVQSAGGFSIGLNTPVMRERRRFIASALIKNVFLDDIRSTIFTGLEVEHPAFHAWVNPRLVNSDWTQNEHTDFPILSVDVQPPQKRIFELADGTQAEVISMTSVPSSKSITLEERTVLRLRFSQPVAFDTITRMAWRITALFEFLIGARVQAPVYRMPTTNKQSWNNEEREVVAEYWYQPVSRKKRYENPPDIHHLFTFEERSPASLKTLLNHITGSSDELIFLADQIQSVEDHDLYLTQGYLEIIGCLEAFDERTFGSGADPNFKSQLKNLKELVENHGSEDDRTLFNRIAGTASNRFSLVKRLERLHRMWNEDGFRGAPDLTRVRDLRNIVPHGRGLEMSSEIAQEMISFLSYLTALGRYHVMKVLGFTGDQIGDAFLRQPHRYGMFAPQKMSPSYEGNKPKIGE